In Trichomycterus rosablanca isolate fTriRos1 chromosome 4, fTriRos1.hap1, whole genome shotgun sequence, one DNA window encodes the following:
- the LOC134312276 gene encoding uncharacterized protein LOC134312276, which translates to MGTVHISPSRQHNTRFKSTRTADMAEQAEIHFSPDALIPASETGALVEVKFQKNPYQEQKYLEAEPKALGVTQIMLSLFYLGSKCVVWNVKWTTVPNIVSACLSSVSLIAGSVALAAQTLHLPTLKACLGMQVVACAFSVICFIISSALMVDYSMYSECWYPYHNVTTQESLCERMTYIYEHIIGIEMLVQATQVALSATLAAFCCKVIQCCSPRSNVPVIVVNAPPAAQ; encoded by the exons ATGGGGACAGTACACATTTCTCCATCCAGACAACACAATACTCGATTTAAAAGCACAAGAACTGCAGATATGGCAG AACAAGCTGAGATACATTTTTCACCTGATGCACTCATTCCTGCTAGTGAAACTGGAGCTCTAGTGGAAGTCAAATTTCAGAAGAACCCCTATCAAGAACAGAAGTATTTGGAGGCAGAACCCAAAGCTTTAGGG GTTACTCAAATCATGCTGAGTCTCTTTTACTTAGGTTCTAAATGTGTCGTATGGAATGTGAAGTGGACCACTGTACCAAACATTGTCAGTGCTTGCCTGTCTTCAGTC AGCTTAATAGCTGGTAGCGTGGCGTTAGCTGCTCAGACTCTTCACCTTCCCACA CTGAAGGCCTGTTTGGGGATGCAGGTTGTGGCATGTGCATTCTCAGTTATCTGCTTTATCATCAGCTCAGCTTTAATGGTAGACTACAGTATGTACAGCGAATGCTGGTACCCCTACCACAACGTCACTACACAAGAAAGCTTATGTGAGAGAATGACG TACATATATGAACATATCATTGGTATAGAGATGCTAGTGCAAGCGACTCAGGTTGCTCTCTCTGCCACCTTAGCTGCCTTCTGCTGCAAAGTGATTCAGTGCTGCTCACCCAGGAGTAATGTG CCCGTGATAGTGGTGAACGCACCCCCAGCAGCTCAGTGA